A stretch of Aeromicrobium tamlense DNA encodes these proteins:
- a CDS encoding L,D-transpeptidase, producing MASPPRVRLGRVAALIGAVALTATVSAVSLVREPATSATAGTGTAVVETVAPVITAAGEQAHTTRELALQTQRTKALAEKKAKQQAAKAKASPPPPASSGEGRRIVFDQSDQRVWLIEADGTVDRTYLVSGSRFDNLQPGSYAVQSRTRHATSFDYTGTMEYFVQFTTGQNAPIGFHSIPVYNNGKPEQTIEQLGQALSAGCIRQEKSDAKYLWDWAPDGTPVVVTA from the coding sequence ATGGCTTCCCCGCCCCGTGTCCGTCTCGGCCGCGTCGCCGCGCTCATCGGCGCCGTCGCGCTCACCGCCACCGTCTCCGCGGTCTCGCTCGTGCGCGAGCCCGCGACGTCCGCCACCGCCGGAACCGGCACCGCCGTCGTCGAGACGGTGGCTCCCGTGATCACGGCCGCCGGCGAGCAGGCGCACACCACGCGCGAGCTCGCCCTCCAGACCCAGCGCACGAAGGCCCTGGCCGAGAAGAAGGCGAAGCAGCAGGCCGCGAAGGCGAAGGCCAGCCCGCCGCCCCCGGCGAGCTCCGGTGAGGGACGCCGCATCGTGTTCGACCAGTCCGACCAGCGGGTCTGGCTGATCGAGGCCGACGGGACCGTCGACCGCACCTACCTCGTCTCGGGGAGCCGCTTCGACAACCTCCAGCCGGGCAGCTACGCCGTGCAGTCGCGCACGCGGCACGCCACGAGCTTCGACTACACCGGCACGATGGAGTACTTCGTGCAGTTCACGACCGGCCAGAACGCGCCCATCGGCTTCCACTCGATCCCGGTCTACAACAACGGCAAGCCGGAACAGACCATCGAGCAGCTGGGCCAGGCCCTGTCGGCGGGCTGCATCCGCCAGGAGAAGTCGGACGCCAAGTACCTCTGGGACTGGGCACCCGACGGCACTCCGGTCGTCGTCACGGCGTGA
- a CDS encoding ParA family protein, with translation MTTTVALANQKGGVAKTTSVASLGAALLEERQRVLLVDLDPQGSLTFSLGIDPEELDVTIAEVLLGKAPAGDAIVTTEEGLDLLPANIALAEAEENLVTRTGREQRLRVALAKIADDYDWILLDCPPALGVLTVGALSAADEVVIPLQAETLSHRGVGQLLDTIHDVRQFINPDLVIRGVLATMYDGRTAHARNVLAAIGDTYDLEVLEPPIPKTIRFAEAPAIGRSILSTARAHKGADAYRAVARVLVGAR, from the coding sequence GTGACCACCACCGTGGCCCTCGCCAACCAGAAGGGCGGCGTCGCCAAGACCACCAGCGTCGCGTCGCTCGGGGCCGCGCTCCTCGAGGAGCGACAGCGCGTGCTCCTGGTCGACCTCGATCCGCAGGGCAGCCTCACGTTCTCCCTCGGCATCGACCCCGAGGAGCTCGACGTCACGATCGCCGAGGTGCTGCTGGGCAAGGCGCCCGCCGGCGACGCGATCGTCACCACCGAGGAGGGCCTGGACCTGCTACCGGCGAACATCGCGCTGGCCGAGGCCGAGGAGAACCTCGTCACCCGCACCGGCCGCGAGCAGCGGCTGCGGGTCGCGCTGGCGAAGATCGCCGACGACTACGACTGGATCCTGCTGGACTGCCCGCCCGCGCTGGGCGTGCTCACGGTGGGCGCGCTGTCGGCCGCCGACGAGGTGGTCATCCCGCTGCAGGCCGAGACGCTCTCGCACCGCGGCGTCGGCCAGCTGCTCGACACCATCCACGACGTGCGCCAGTTCATCAATCCCGATCTGGTGATCCGCGGCGTGCTGGCCACGATGTACGACGGCCGCACCGCGCACGCGCGCAACGTCCTGGCGGCCATCGGCGACACCTACGACCTCGAGGTCCTCGAGCCCCCGATCCCCAAGACCATCCGCTTCGCCGAGGCGCCCGCGATCGGCCGCTCGATCCTCAGCACGGCGCGTGCCCACAAGGGGGCCGACGCCTACCGCGCCGTCGCCCGCGTCCTGGTCGGGGCCCGATGA
- a CDS encoding ABC transporter ATP-binding protein, which produces MKAGEVHGFLGPNGAGKSTALRCLLGLLRHDAGTATVLGLDPWSDTVALHRRLAYVPGDVVLWPNLTGGEIVDLLLRTRGFEPRRTRRDELVDAFELDPAKRARAYSKGNRQKVALVAALAAPSDLLLLDEPTSGLDPLMEQVFVGCVAEHRAAGSTVLLSSHVLGEVERLADSVTIIREGRTVESGALADLRHLRRSRVTATVARPEAVAGLRLDGVHDVRVEGCTVSCTVDAEAMTPLLGALAGAQVESLTSTPPTLEELFLDAYQSTPAEQVP; this is translated from the coding sequence GTGAAGGCGGGCGAGGTGCACGGGTTCCTCGGCCCGAACGGGGCCGGCAAGTCCACGGCGCTCCGCTGCCTGCTGGGCCTCCTGCGTCACGACGCCGGCACCGCGACGGTGCTCGGGCTGGACCCGTGGAGCGACACGGTCGCCCTGCACCGGCGACTGGCGTACGTGCCGGGCGACGTCGTGCTGTGGCCGAACCTGACCGGCGGCGAGATCGTCGACCTGCTGCTGCGGACCCGCGGCTTCGAGCCGCGCCGCACGCGCCGGGACGAGCTGGTCGACGCGTTCGAGCTCGACCCCGCGAAGCGGGCCCGCGCGTACTCGAAGGGCAACCGGCAGAAGGTGGCGCTGGTCGCCGCCCTGGCCGCGCCCAGCGACCTGCTGCTCCTGGACGAGCCGACGTCCGGGCTCGACCCGCTGATGGAGCAGGTGTTCGTCGGCTGCGTGGCCGAGCACCGCGCGGCCGGGTCCACCGTGCTCTTGTCGAGCCACGTCCTCGGCGAGGTCGAGCGACTGGCCGACAGCGTCACGATCATCCGCGAGGGCCGCACCGTGGAGAGCGGCGCCTTGGCCGACCTGCGTCACCTGCGCCGCAGCCGCGTGACGGCGACCGTCGCCCGGCCCGAGGCGGTCGCGGGGCTGCGGCTCGACGGCGTGCACGACGTCCGCGTCGAGGGCTGCACCGTGTCGTGCACCGTAGATGCCGAGGCGATGACACCGCTGCTGGGCGCCCTGGCCGGGGCCCAGGTCGAGTCGCTCACCAGCACGCCGCCGACGCTGGAGGAGCTGTTCCTCGACGCCTACCAGTCCACTCCGGCCGAGCAGGTCCCATGA
- a CDS encoding ABC transporter permease — translation MSQTLAGAPTLLRLAVRRDRWSIPAWLAVLTLVCGTSAAVTPGLYPTEADRVAAAAGLNASAGIVALYGPVLDPTSLGELAMTKMTVTYSVLVAVMTLFLVRRHTRSEEETGRAELLGGAGVGRLAPLVTALGLAAVVSALLGLLVAVTNALAGLPWTGSVAFGAAWAGTGLVGAAITAVCCQVSASARTCAGLAAAVLAVLFVARAAGDASGAEWLSWLSPFGWNTRLQAYGDTRWWVLGLYVALAVAAAAVAVALAARRDLGAGLLAPRPGPARGPGWLAGPLALGVRSHVAPLWGWTAAVALMGLLFGAISPNLDGILSDETERLLEGLGGTGALRDTMIASIASIAALIVCCFGITILTHAADDERDGRTEMVLSTRVTRARAYWSVVTLALGGVTWLLLVAGLALALGVRQGTDHSPARIVEAALGQAPAAWVTVAVGVLLFACRARWAVVGWGVLVAFGTLGQIGELLGLPDAALWLSPFTHVPHLPLEGADPVSTLALSGVAAALLGVGWWAYRGRDLA, via the coding sequence ATGAGCCAGACCTTGGCCGGCGCGCCCACGCTGCTGCGGCTGGCGGTGCGACGCGACCGGTGGTCGATCCCCGCGTGGCTCGCGGTCCTGACGCTCGTGTGCGGCACGTCGGCGGCGGTCACCCCGGGCCTCTACCCGACCGAGGCCGACCGGGTGGCCGCGGCGGCCGGTCTCAACGCGAGCGCCGGCATCGTCGCCCTCTACGGACCCGTCCTCGACCCGACGAGCCTCGGCGAGCTCGCGATGACCAAGATGACCGTGACCTACTCGGTCCTGGTCGCCGTGATGACGCTGTTCCTCGTCCGCCGACACACGCGGAGCGAGGAGGAGACCGGTCGCGCCGAGCTCCTCGGCGGCGCCGGCGTCGGACGGCTCGCGCCGCTGGTCACCGCGCTCGGCCTCGCGGCCGTGGTCTCCGCCCTCCTCGGGCTGCTCGTCGCCGTGACGAACGCCCTCGCGGGCCTGCCGTGGACCGGCTCGGTGGCGTTCGGCGCGGCATGGGCCGGGACGGGACTCGTGGGAGCGGCGATCACCGCCGTGTGCTGCCAGGTCTCGGCGAGCGCCCGCACGTGCGCCGGGCTCGCCGCCGCGGTCCTCGCGGTCCTGTTCGTCGCCAGGGCCGCCGGTGACGCCTCCGGCGCGGAGTGGCTGAGCTGGCTGTCGCCGTTCGGGTGGAACACGCGCCTGCAGGCCTACGGGGACACCCGGTGGTGGGTGCTGGGCCTGTACGTCGCGCTGGCCGTCGCGGCGGCCGCCGTCGCGGTCGCGCTCGCGGCCCGGCGCGACCTCGGCGCGGGCCTGCTCGCGCCGCGGCCGGGTCCGGCCCGAGGTCCGGGCTGGCTCGCCGGTCCCCTCGCCCTCGGCGTGAGGTCCCACGTGGCGCCGCTGTGGGGCTGGACGGCCGCGGTCGCGCTGATGGGACTGCTGTTCGGCGCGATCTCGCCGAACCTCGACGGCATCCTGTCCGACGAGACCGAGCGCCTGCTGGAGGGGCTCGGCGGCACGGGTGCCCTGCGCGACACGATGATCGCGTCGATCGCCTCGATCGCGGCGCTCATCGTGTGCTGCTTCGGCATCACGATCCTGACCCACGCCGCGGACGACGAGCGCGACGGGCGCACCGAGATGGTCCTGTCCACGCGGGTGACCCGCGCCCGCGCGTACTGGTCGGTCGTGACGCTCGCGCTGGGCGGCGTCACGTGGCTGCTGCTCGTCGCGGGGCTCGCCCTGGCACTCGGCGTCCGGCAGGGCACCGACCACTCCCCGGCCCGGATCGTCGAGGCGGCCCTCGGACAGGCGCCCGCCGCCTGGGTCACGGTGGCCGTCGGGGTGCTGCTGTTCGCGTGCCGAGCCCGCTGGGCCGTGGTCGGCTGGGGCGTCCTCGTCGCCTTCGGCACGCTGGGACAGATCGGGGAGCTCCTCGGCCTGCCCGACGCCGCCCTGTGGCTGTCGCCCTTCACGCACGTCCCCCACCTCCCGCTCGAGGGCGCCGATCCCGTGTCGACGCTGGCTCTC